One window of the Archangium primigenium genome contains the following:
- a CDS encoding putative signal transducing protein yields MKRVRFAVLRTVGEARLLEGLLSGSGFAVEVRGEALAPLGGEIPNTETWVELWLPEEELARARELVAEVEANGDKARRTVGCPGCREENPGNFELCWNCGEDLPEEGRPSLRAVS; encoded by the coding sequence ATGAAGCGAGTGCGGTTCGCGGTGCTCCGGACGGTGGGCGAGGCGAGGCTCTTGGAGGGGCTGTTGTCGGGCTCGGGCTTCGCGGTCGAGGTCCGGGGCGAGGCGCTGGCGCCACTCGGGGGGGAGATTCCGAACACGGAGACGTGGGTGGAGCTGTGGTTGCCGGAGGAGGAGCTGGCCCGGGCGCGGGAGCTGGTGGCGGAGGTGGAGGCCAACGGGGACAAGGCGCGCCGGACGGTGGGCTGTCCCGGGTGCCGGGAGGAGAACCCGGGCAACTTCGAGCTGTGCTGGAACTGCGGCGAGGATCTGCCGGAAGAGGGGCGTCCGAGTCTGAGGGCGGTCTCCTGA
- a CDS encoding tetratricopeptide repeat protein, producing the protein MERAPLHPRVKKALGVCGAALGFHLLVMLLPRNMPEQELAIARAIPDPAKRVTLLKPLLENPKATGANLREAAELLREGSPMDAYELTRASERKEPGAVETQLLLARICHGQRMKRCEEEAFRRAEELAPKDPRAALLRADFHERDGDKEGALRAVERAYQMAPGQTGVGVRYARLLSATARGDAAMRVLETQGEALGKARMWVEQGHVRVDQGRLEDGRKLFARAAEENPKLAPAHYYLGLTAFRLGDIERAEESLREADRLEMTSMKALSALCEIQRRTGRMNDLTVTRMDLERRFPEKLDAVRDACGMH; encoded by the coding sequence ATGGAACGCGCGCCCCTGCATCCGCGAGTCAAGAAGGCGCTTGGGGTATGCGGCGCGGCGCTGGGGTTTCACCTGCTGGTGATGTTGTTGCCCCGGAACATGCCGGAGCAGGAGCTGGCGATCGCCCGGGCGATCCCGGACCCCGCCAAGCGAGTGACGCTGCTCAAGCCCTTGCTGGAGAATCCGAAGGCGACGGGCGCCAACCTGCGGGAGGCGGCGGAGCTCTTGCGCGAGGGCTCGCCGATGGACGCCTACGAGCTGACGCGGGCGTCGGAGCGCAAGGAGCCCGGCGCGGTGGAGACGCAGCTGTTGTTGGCGCGCATCTGCCATGGCCAGCGGATGAAGCGCTGCGAGGAAGAGGCCTTCCGACGGGCGGAGGAGTTGGCGCCGAAGGATCCACGCGCGGCGCTGCTCCGGGCGGACTTCCACGAGCGGGATGGGGACAAGGAGGGGGCGCTGCGGGCGGTGGAACGGGCCTACCAGATGGCACCGGGGCAGACGGGCGTGGGGGTGCGGTACGCGCGGTTGTTGAGCGCCACGGCGCGAGGTGACGCGGCCATGCGCGTGTTGGAAACACAGGGTGAGGCGTTGGGCAAGGCACGCATGTGGGTCGAGCAGGGACACGTCCGGGTGGACCAGGGTCGGCTGGAAGACGGCCGCAAGCTCTTCGCCCGGGCCGCGGAGGAGAACCCCAAGCTGGCGCCGGCGCACTACTACCTGGGCCTCACGGCGTTCCGGCTGGGGGACATCGAGCGAGCGGAAGAGTCCCTCCGGGAAGCGGACCGCCTGGAGATGACCAGCATGAAGGCCTTGTCGGCGCTGTGTGAGATTCAGCGACGGACCGGACGGATGAACGACCTGACGGTGACGCGAATGGACCTCGAGCGCCGTTTCCCCGAGAAACTGGACGCCGTGCGCGACGCCTGCGGCATGCACTGA
- the dnaN gene encoding DNA polymerase III subunit beta, producing the protein MEFRIAADELKKALYRAQGIVERKTTMPILANVLLTAHKTGVTVTAFDLEIGIVSEHAAEVIKPGAVTLSAKYVFDIVQNLPDAQVTLKKLANNYVEITSGPAHFKIVGTAPEEYPKLPREESAPLVQVTGNTLLEMIKKTQFAISTDETRYILNGVFFEPQPGGKVRMVATDGHRLSLVERELAGDFKLKSGVIIPRKGLMELKRLLDEAPDAECHLGFAENSALFKKTGLTMVMRLIDGQFPEYQRVIPKEGDKAVLVPKTRLLEGLKRIALLSADKSYAVRIGLAENQLLITANNPDLGEAKDALDIAYRGAGITIGFNARYLIDVLGVTDTDEVAFELGDEHSPGVLHAPGDRSFTAVVMPMRV; encoded by the coding sequence ATGGAATTCCGCATCGCCGCCGATGAGCTGAAGAAGGCCCTCTACCGCGCCCAGGGCATCGTGGAGCGCAAGACGACGATGCCCATCCTGGCCAACGTGCTGCTCACCGCGCACAAGACGGGCGTGACGGTGACGGCGTTCGACCTGGAGATCGGCATCGTCTCCGAGCACGCCGCCGAGGTCATCAAGCCGGGCGCGGTGACGCTGAGCGCCAAGTACGTCTTCGACATCGTGCAGAACCTGCCGGACGCGCAGGTGACGCTCAAGAAGCTGGCCAACAACTACGTGGAGATCACGAGCGGCCCGGCGCACTTCAAGATCGTCGGCACGGCGCCCGAGGAGTACCCCAAGCTGCCGCGCGAGGAGAGCGCGCCGCTCGTGCAGGTGACGGGCAACACGCTCCTGGAGATGATCAAGAAGACGCAGTTCGCCATCTCCACGGACGAGACGCGCTACATCCTCAACGGCGTGTTCTTCGAGCCGCAGCCGGGCGGCAAGGTGCGCATGGTGGCCACGGACGGCCACCGCCTGTCGCTGGTGGAGCGCGAGCTGGCCGGGGACTTCAAGCTCAAGAGCGGCGTCATCATCCCGCGCAAGGGCCTCATGGAGCTCAAGCGCCTGCTCGACGAGGCGCCGGACGCCGAGTGCCACCTGGGGTTCGCGGAGAACTCGGCGCTGTTCAAGAAGACGGGCCTCACCATGGTGATGCGGCTCATCGACGGGCAGTTCCCCGAGTACCAGCGCGTCATCCCCAAGGAAGGGGACAAGGCGGTGCTGGTGCCCAAGACGCGCCTGCTCGAGGGCCTCAAGCGCATCGCGCTGCTCAGCGCGGACAAGAGCTACGCGGTGCGCATCGGGCTGGCGGAGAACCAGCTGCTCATCACGGCGAACAACCCGGACCTGGGCGAGGCCAAGGACGCGCTGGACATCGCGTACCGGGGCGCGGGCATCACCATCGGCTTCAACGCGCGCTACCTCATCGACGTGCTGGGCGTGACGGACACGGACGAGGTGGCGTTCGAGCTGGGCGACGAGCACAGCCCGGGCGTGCTGCACGCGCCGGGCGATCGCAGCTTCACGGCGGTCGTGATGCCCATGCGCGTCTGA
- a CDS encoding sensor histidine kinase, with protein MRSYRIAVLLGVALAALGPAASWGAEPPGRVNFRSYGAEAGIQNQDITWLTQDAEGFVWACAADGVYRFDGARFDRFGKESGLPSMAVADATLDEKGRLVLVTRAGVVRWDGGRFVALSMEGVGGGVGTLRVDSRGRRWVGSEQGLFMEGADGRFVPAPGWPGGPVYGMWMDPSDALQIMGDKRLLSREPEGTWTVYDVPGTPHAASSALARDGQGRLWVGGLGWLAMQPWPGAALEDRTALLKGMSGAGNRLRVGRRGQLMVPNNNGLLEVEGERAGLRRLGLPERIARMWDVLEDRQDTLWVASMGVNRALGRGLWTVHDVSTGLPASMTWSSLRDRAGTLWVGTDKGLSHGTATKWEPVPGLADYAIKALVEAEDGSLWVAGTPSGLHHYTPRTGALRTFGEESGYFARYTFKLLRARDGTLWAATTSGLLHGVPKPGGTWSFAPAMPDAARSSVVGLDEDARGRIWTTGTGLFVREPEGFRRMGKEHGLLDDHVRHLIVRRDGRLCVSYREPLGVSCFTYQEGGQLTGMSHLSRSTGLHNDVIYQLGEDAAGRLWVGTGAGVMLVGDTGPLEHFDSTDGAPGDDFSGNAFMAEPDGTVWVGTSNGLGRFEGARYTGAPPPPRVVLLETHLGPRTFPRPPAQGLETGSDDTGLEVHFADLGAIDEGALEHQARLEGLDTWHPVPGRWVQYSGLPPGAYRFEMRARHGRGEWGAVVGFPLRVLPPWWATWWALGLWGVLLGLAGAGVVRWRSVALRRRNLELERLVEARTVELAREREKVAQAEKLSAMGQLMARLSHEINNPLTAIHNNLPPVREYFEQQAEALARCRAVLSERPEGAEEVARWWKELDLEFVLKDTPEALEAMRFATERIRSIQADLRAFLRGERPRLERGDINRTVNDTVEFVRRSLPPGTRVDVWCGEVPDVPFHAGQLGQVLLNLLRNALDAVGEGGAVRVSTQVREGRVELVVADDGPGIPPELRSRIFEPFFTTKDVGQGSGLGLAICRQIIAENHGGTLELDESVPRGACFRVGIPLD; from the coding sequence ATGAGGTCGTATCGAATCGCCGTGCTGCTCGGCGTGGCCCTGGCCGCGCTGGGGCCCGCCGCGAGCTGGGGCGCGGAGCCTCCGGGCCGGGTGAACTTCCGGAGCTATGGCGCGGAAGCGGGCATCCAGAACCAGGACATCACGTGGCTGACCCAGGACGCGGAGGGCTTCGTGTGGGCCTGCGCCGCGGACGGGGTGTACCGCTTCGACGGGGCGCGCTTCGACCGCTTCGGCAAGGAGTCCGGCCTGCCGTCGATGGCCGTGGCGGACGCGACGCTCGACGAGAAGGGCCGCCTGGTGCTGGTGACGCGCGCGGGCGTGGTGCGCTGGGACGGCGGACGCTTCGTGGCGCTGTCCATGGAGGGCGTGGGCGGGGGAGTGGGGACCCTGCGGGTGGACTCGCGCGGGCGCCGGTGGGTGGGCAGCGAGCAGGGCCTCTTCATGGAGGGGGCGGACGGACGGTTCGTCCCGGCGCCCGGCTGGCCCGGCGGCCCGGTGTACGGGATGTGGATGGACCCCTCGGACGCGCTCCAGATCATGGGGGACAAGCGCCTGTTGAGCCGGGAGCCCGAGGGGACGTGGACGGTGTACGACGTGCCGGGCACGCCCCACGCGGCCTCGTCGGCCCTGGCGCGGGACGGACAGGGGCGGTTGTGGGTGGGGGGCCTGGGGTGGCTGGCCATGCAGCCGTGGCCGGGCGCGGCGCTGGAGGACCGCACCGCGCTGCTCAAGGGCATGTCGGGGGCGGGCAACCGCCTGCGGGTGGGGCGCCGGGGGCAGTTGATGGTGCCCAACAACAACGGCCTCCTGGAGGTGGAGGGCGAGCGCGCGGGGCTGCGGCGGCTCGGCCTGCCCGAGCGCATCGCGCGCATGTGGGACGTGCTGGAGGACCGGCAGGACACGCTCTGGGTGGCGAGCATGGGCGTCAACCGGGCGCTGGGCCGGGGCCTGTGGACCGTGCATGACGTGAGCACGGGCCTGCCGGCGAGCATGACGTGGAGCTCGCTCCGGGACCGGGCGGGGACCCTGTGGGTGGGCACGGACAAGGGGCTGTCCCACGGCACGGCCACGAAGTGGGAGCCGGTGCCGGGGCTGGCCGACTACGCCATCAAGGCCCTGGTGGAGGCGGAGGACGGGAGCCTCTGGGTGGCGGGGACGCCGTCGGGGCTGCACCACTACACGCCGCGCACGGGGGCGCTGCGCACGTTCGGCGAGGAGTCCGGCTACTTCGCGCGCTACACCTTCAAGCTGCTGCGGGCGCGGGACGGGACGCTGTGGGCGGCCACCACCTCGGGGCTGCTGCACGGCGTGCCCAAGCCCGGGGGCACGTGGTCCTTCGCGCCCGCCATGCCGGACGCCGCGCGCTCGAGCGTGGTGGGGCTGGATGAGGACGCCCGGGGGCGCATCTGGACCACGGGCACGGGCCTGTTCGTGCGCGAGCCCGAGGGCTTCCGGCGCATGGGCAAGGAGCACGGGCTCCTGGACGATCACGTGCGCCACCTGATCGTGCGCCGGGACGGACGGCTGTGCGTGTCCTACCGCGAGCCCCTGGGCGTGAGTTGTTTCACCTACCAGGAGGGAGGCCAGCTCACCGGCATGTCGCACCTGAGCCGGAGCACGGGCCTGCACAACGACGTCATCTACCAGCTCGGCGAGGACGCGGCGGGGCGGCTGTGGGTGGGCACGGGGGCGGGGGTGATGTTGGTGGGCGACACGGGCCCGCTGGAGCACTTCGACTCGACGGATGGCGCGCCGGGGGACGACTTCAGCGGCAACGCCTTCATGGCGGAGCCGGATGGCACGGTGTGGGTGGGCACGTCCAATGGACTGGGGCGCTTCGAGGGCGCGCGCTACACGGGGGCGCCGCCGCCGCCGCGCGTGGTGCTGTTGGAGACGCACCTGGGCCCGCGCACGTTTCCCCGTCCGCCGGCGCAGGGGCTGGAGACGGGCTCGGACGACACGGGGCTGGAGGTGCACTTCGCCGACCTGGGCGCCATCGACGAGGGGGCGCTGGAGCACCAGGCGCGCTTGGAGGGCCTGGACACGTGGCATCCGGTGCCGGGGCGGTGGGTGCAGTACAGCGGGCTGCCGCCGGGCGCCTATCGCTTCGAGATGAGGGCGCGCCACGGGCGGGGCGAGTGGGGCGCGGTGGTGGGCTTTCCCCTGCGGGTGCTGCCGCCGTGGTGGGCGACGTGGTGGGCGCTGGGGTTGTGGGGGGTGCTCCTGGGGCTGGCGGGCGCGGGGGTGGTGCGCTGGCGGAGCGTGGCCCTGCGGCGGCGCAACCTGGAGCTGGAGCGGCTGGTGGAGGCGCGCACGGTGGAGCTCGCCCGGGAGCGCGAGAAGGTGGCGCAGGCGGAGAAGCTCTCGGCGATGGGGCAGCTCATGGCGCGGCTGTCGCATGAGATCAACAATCCGCTCACGGCCATCCACAACAACCTGCCGCCGGTGCGCGAGTACTTCGAGCAGCAGGCGGAGGCGCTGGCGCGCTGTCGCGCGGTGCTGTCCGAGCGGCCCGAGGGAGCGGAGGAGGTGGCGCGGTGGTGGAAGGAGCTGGACCTGGAGTTCGTGCTCAAGGACACGCCGGAGGCGCTGGAGGCGATGCGCTTCGCCACCGAGCGCATCCGCTCCATCCAGGCGGACCTGCGGGCGTTCCTGCGCGGGGAGCGGCCGCGGCTGGAGCGGGGGGACATCAACCGCACGGTGAATGACACGGTGGAGTTCGTGCGGCGCTCGCTGCCGCCGGGCACGCGGGTGGACGTGTGGTGCGGGGAGGTGCCGGACGTGCCCTTCCACGCGGGGCAACTGGGGCAGGTGCTGCTCAACCTCTTGCGCAACGCCCTGGACGCGGTGGGCGAGGGGGGCGCGGTGCGGGTGAGCACGCAGGTGCGCGAGGGCCGGGTGGAGCTGGTGGTGGCGGACGACGGCCCGGGGATTCCGCCCGAGCTGCGCTCGCGCATCTTCGAGCCGTTCTTCACCACGAAGGACGTGGGGCAGGGCTCGGGGCTGGGCCTGGCCATCTGCCGGCAGATCATCGCGGAGAACCACGGCGGCACGCTCGAGTTGGACGAGTCGGTGCCGCGGGGCGCGTGCTTCCGGGTGGGGATTCCGCTCGACTAG
- a CDS encoding LysR family transcriptional regulator, producing the protein MPPRKLPRHLVWLESFAAAVESGSLEAAADHLGVARSVISEHLRALEEALADGQSLLERGPGRRLQLTARGQKLYEGTQTPLHQLDLKRLRDLASAESSLRLGLNPTLSQFLLSDIAEDVARSHIKLEVSFGSTFELVRQVQTNQLDLAVDFTPLPPHRGVEAESLLRLPFVVLSGPRSPLAAQHAGRRSLHVRDLTQQAFVDWQRDDPYGTANSARFSAHTVSVREVARVQSFLLLFDLLRAYQACAIAPDLRVLRSFPEDLCVWLLREEEPQAVEVVALQSSGGAPSEAAQLVLAGLRQRAAPKRRKND; encoded by the coding sequence ATGCCTCCCCGTAAGTTGCCCCGGCACCTGGTCTGGCTCGAGTCCTTCGCGGCCGCGGTCGAGTCCGGAAGTCTGGAAGCCGCCGCCGACCATCTCGGAGTGGCTCGCTCCGTCATCAGCGAACACCTGCGCGCCCTCGAAGAGGCCCTCGCGGATGGGCAGTCGCTCCTCGAGAGAGGTCCCGGCCGCCGCCTCCAACTCACCGCCCGCGGCCAGAAGCTCTACGAGGGCACCCAGACCCCCCTCCACCAGCTCGACCTCAAGCGCCTCCGCGACCTCGCCAGCGCCGAGTCCAGTCTGCGCCTCGGCCTAAACCCCACCCTGTCCCAGTTCCTCCTCTCCGATATCGCCGAGGACGTCGCCCGCTCCCACATCAAGCTGGAGGTCAGCTTCGGGAGCACCTTCGAGCTCGTGCGTCAGGTCCAGACGAACCAGCTCGACCTCGCCGTGGACTTCACTCCCCTGCCTCCACACCGGGGGGTCGAGGCCGAGTCCCTCCTGCGCCTCCCCTTCGTCGTCTTGTCCGGCCCCAGGAGCCCGCTCGCCGCCCAGCACGCCGGGCGTCGCTCCCTCCATGTGAGGGATCTCACCCAACAGGCCTTCGTGGACTGGCAGCGGGATGACCCCTACGGCACCGCCAACAGCGCCCGCTTCAGCGCCCACACCGTGTCCGTGCGCGAGGTCGCGCGCGTGCAGAGCTTCCTCCTCCTCTTCGACCTGCTGCGCGCCTACCAGGCCTGCGCCATCGCCCCCGACCTGCGCGTCCTGCGCTCCTTCCCCGAGGACCTCTGCGTCTGGCTCCTGCGCGAGGAAGAGCCCCAGGCCGTCGAGGTGGTCGCCCTCCAGTCCTCCGGCGGCGCCCCCTCCGAGGCCGCCCAGCTCGTCCTTGCCGGACTGCGTCAACGCGCCGCGCCCAAACGGCGGAAAAACGACTAA
- a CDS encoding aromatic amino acid hydroxylase: protein MNATERTLARLPPHLRRFVVSQDYAAYTPRDQAVWRHVLGQLRAHLATKAHPVYLEGLEATGIGMDRIPSMEEMNERLSALGWGAVSVRGFIPPAVFTELQSLGVLAIAADIRTHEHIQYTPAPDIVHESAGHAPILAHARYAEYLKRCGLVGFKAISTIEDEAVFQAIRHLSIVKEDPTATPAEVQHAEARLHAANQSRRYVSESTRASRLYWWTAEYGLIGALDAPRIYGAGLLSSIGEARHCFTSEVRKVPLDASCADTEYDITRMQPQLFVARDFEHLFEVLEAFESTLAFKRGGDHGLQEALRARTVNHLVLADGRELTGRVVEALPGPHPVAEGLSTALVRLEGPVLLSRGGQAQGKPWSGLALVAFGEGSLPEQGDFRVTLPSGLTLEGFAVGGGEVLNLRGTLAGQTLDLPNVAQLFLSAGLPSVAGGPADPAAWDHWFGELNAFTEGEGESQARARKASALPTPLAALYREVRALRESHAFDTKRLEQLSRATTAFPEDWLLRQELEELRAPRA from the coding sequence ATGAACGCCACCGAACGGACCCTCGCTCGTCTACCCCCACACCTCCGCCGCTTCGTGGTGAGCCAGGACTACGCCGCCTATACGCCCCGGGACCAGGCCGTGTGGCGCCACGTCCTCGGCCAGCTCCGCGCCCACCTCGCCACCAAGGCCCACCCCGTCTACCTCGAGGGCCTGGAGGCCACGGGCATCGGCATGGATCGCATCCCCAGCATGGAGGAGATGAATGAGCGCCTCTCCGCCCTCGGCTGGGGCGCCGTGAGCGTGCGCGGCTTCATTCCTCCCGCCGTGTTCACCGAGTTGCAGTCGCTCGGCGTGCTCGCGATCGCCGCCGACATCCGCACCCACGAGCACATCCAGTACACCCCCGCGCCCGACATCGTCCACGAGAGCGCCGGCCACGCCCCCATCCTCGCCCATGCCCGCTACGCCGAGTACCTCAAGCGCTGCGGCCTCGTGGGCTTCAAGGCCATCTCCACCATCGAGGACGAGGCCGTCTTCCAGGCCATCCGCCACCTGAGCATCGTCAAGGAGGACCCCACCGCCACGCCCGCCGAGGTCCAGCACGCCGAGGCCCGCCTCCACGCCGCCAACCAGAGCCGCCGCTACGTCAGCGAGAGCACCCGCGCCTCGCGCCTCTATTGGTGGACCGCCGAGTACGGCCTCATCGGCGCGCTCGACGCGCCCCGCATCTACGGCGCCGGCCTGCTCTCCAGCATCGGCGAGGCCCGGCACTGCTTCACCTCCGAGGTGAGGAAGGTGCCCCTGGACGCCTCGTGCGCCGACACCGAGTACGACATCACCCGCATGCAGCCCCAGCTCTTCGTCGCCCGGGACTTCGAACACCTCTTCGAGGTGCTCGAGGCCTTCGAGTCCACGCTCGCCTTCAAGCGCGGCGGCGACCACGGCCTCCAGGAGGCCCTGCGCGCGCGCACCGTCAACCACCTCGTCCTCGCCGATGGCCGCGAGCTCACCGGCCGCGTCGTCGAGGCGCTCCCGGGCCCGCACCCCGTGGCCGAGGGGCTCTCCACCGCCCTCGTCCGCCTGGAGGGGCCCGTCCTGCTCTCGCGCGGCGGCCAGGCCCAGGGCAAGCCGTGGTCCGGGCTCGCGCTCGTCGCCTTTGGCGAGGGCTCGCTCCCGGAGCAGGGCGACTTCCGCGTGACGCTCCCGAGCGGCCTCACCCTCGAGGGCTTCGCCGTGGGCGGCGGCGAGGTGCTCAACCTGCGCGGCACCCTCGCCGGCCAGACCCTGGACCTGCCCAACGTGGCCCAGCTCTTCCTCTCCGCCGGCCTGCCCTCCGTCGCCGGCGGCCCCGCCGATCCCGCCGCCTGGGATCACTGGTTCGGTGAGCTCAACGCCTTCACCGAGGGCGAGGGCGAGTCCCAGGCCCGCGCCCGCAAGGCCTCCGCCCTGCCCACCCCGCTCGCCGCCCTCTACCGCGAGGTGCGCGCCCTGCGGGAGTCCCACGCCTTCGACACCAAGCGGCTGGAGCAGCTCTCGCGCGCCACCACCGCCTTCCCCGAGGACTGGCTCTTGCGCCAGGAGCTCGAGGAGCTGCGCGCCCCGCGCGCCTAG
- a CDS encoding SlyX family protein, whose protein sequence is MDNEPRIVELELRYMQQQELLQELSGVLYEQRRELDTLRAELELLKKKLADEPGLVDARQQERPPHY, encoded by the coding sequence ATGGATAACGAGCCCCGCATCGTGGAACTGGAGCTGAGGTACATGCAGCAGCAGGAACTGCTGCAGGAACTGAGCGGCGTGCTCTACGAGCAGCGGCGGGAGCTCGACACGCTACGGGCCGAGTTGGAGCTCCTGAAGAAGAAGCTCGCGGATGAACCCGGCCTGGTGGATGCACGGCAGCAGGAACGCCCTCCCCACTACTAA
- a CDS encoding acyltransferase family protein — MTSQPAPVAASRDHGLDRARAVAVIAMVMGHTLDAVLKDTARQTTGMLVYWSFRAVTAPLFLFVAGWAFATTVRRTGLGGPRLLRRYLPRVGLLLFWGYLLRWPGWGLPAFFAGDPKVWRHFLAFDALHGVAGALLVGALVLAAVRPPAARLAVLGGLALLVPWVSPWMRAAVNGGPLPLALTQALAGITSAFPLFPWSAYFLMGGVTGLALGEVKRAPHWLVLCAGGTGLLALLTLRGEAPGAGDLPLVLWRLGLVAVVAGLAMRLPARLDGLLGPVGRASLWVYVAHLPLAYGWSTLPGLASRVGRTQDALPALGLALGVLAICLAVTLPLKKAYGAWRKRAKAPPGVSHPRDSQDMIK; from the coding sequence GTGACTTCCCAGCCAGCGCCCGTGGCCGCGTCGCGCGACCACGGGTTGGATCGTGCCCGGGCCGTGGCGGTCATCGCCATGGTGATGGGGCACACGTTGGACGCGGTGTTGAAGGACACGGCCCGTCAGACGACGGGCATGCTCGTGTACTGGTCCTTCCGCGCGGTGACGGCGCCCCTGTTCCTGTTCGTGGCGGGGTGGGCGTTCGCCACCACGGTGCGGCGCACGGGCCTGGGCGGCCCGCGGCTCTTGCGGCGCTACCTGCCGCGGGTGGGGCTCCTGCTCTTCTGGGGCTATCTCCTGCGCTGGCCGGGCTGGGGCCTGCCGGCCTTCTTCGCGGGAGACCCAAAGGTCTGGCGGCACTTCCTGGCCTTCGATGCGCTGCATGGCGTGGCGGGGGCGCTGCTGGTGGGCGCGCTCGTGCTGGCGGCGGTGCGTCCCCCGGCCGCGCGGCTGGCGGTGCTGGGCGGCCTGGCGCTGCTCGTTCCGTGGGTGTCGCCCTGGATGCGCGCGGCGGTCAACGGGGGCCCCCTGCCCCTGGCGCTGACGCAGGCCCTGGCGGGCATCACGTCCGCCTTCCCGCTGTTTCCCTGGTCCGCGTACTTCCTCATGGGCGGGGTGACGGGGCTGGCGCTGGGCGAGGTGAAGCGGGCCCCGCACTGGCTCGTGTTGTGCGCCGGGGGCACGGGCCTGCTCGCGCTGCTCACGCTGCGGGGCGAGGCCCCCGGGGCGGGGGACCTGCCGCTGGTGCTCTGGCGCCTGGGGCTCGTCGCCGTGGTGGCGGGGCTCGCCATGCGGCTGCCGGCGCGGCTGGATGGACTGCTCGGGCCGGTGGGCCGCGCCTCGCTCTGGGTGTACGTGGCGCACCTGCCGCTGGCCTATGGCTGGTCCACCCTGCCGGGCCTGGCCTCCCGGGTGGGCCGCACCCAGGACGCCCTGCCCGCGTTGGGCCTCGCGCTGGGCGTGCTGGCGATCTGCCTGGCCGTCACCCTTCCCCTCAAGAAGGCCTATGGCGCATGGCGCAAACGCGCGAAGGCGCCACCGGGGGTGTCCCATCCCCGGGATTCCCAGGACATGATAAAATGA